A genomic region of Trifolium pratense cultivar HEN17-A07 linkage group LG3, ARS_RC_1.1, whole genome shotgun sequence contains the following coding sequences:
- the LOC123915666 gene encoding uncharacterized protein LOC123915666 — MCPKDNVIVCLCSLHRKIPEAARNFFTDAFKIHQLATFGNRKKATWIFPKTRRQPNGNDCGYYVMKNMLDIVTASITKNWMEVFDDPTSLTEEEMYELRNNWATCFLDLYNPEVDYVVSDDEV, encoded by the exons atgtgtCCTAAGGACAATGTTATAGTTTGTCTTTGTTCATTACACCGTAAGATACCTGAGGCAGCGAGGAATTTTTTTACAGA tGCTTTTAAAATTCATCAATTGGCAACTTTTGGTAATAGAAAGAAGGCTACATGGATTTTTCCCAAA ACAAGGCGACAACCTAACGGTAATGACTGTGGATATTATGTAATGAAGAACATGCTTGACATTGTCACCGCTAGTATTACAAAGAATTGGATggag GTGTTCGATGATCCCACGTCATTAACCGAGGAGGAGATGTATGAATTGCGAAACAACTGGgctacttgttttcttgacctgTACAATCCCGAGGTAGATTATGTTGTTTCCGATGATGAGGTTTAG